In Anseongella ginsenosidimutans, one genomic interval encodes:
- a CDS encoding ATP-dependent nuclease — protein sequence MKLITKIKLQNFKRFEAFETQFNPQLNVLIGDNEAGKSSILTAIDLVLSGSRSKVETLGLDSLFNVAAIDNFLSGRRGYADLPVLYIELYLTDQSNEDLNGKVNSEGASYDGLRLVCSPLEDYSKHIKDILAQNNTIFPFEFYSISFKTFSGENYSGFRKYLSHILLDNTQINNEYATRSYIKALYNSSVEETEKYKHHNEYRKHKENFKNTVLKEMNDKQSTYQFSIRTSTKANLETDLTITEGGIDIDRKGKGNQCFIKTAFALKNKAGSLDAVLLEEPENHLSHVNMKKLIAKIDESESKQLFIATHSSLICSRLDLRKAILLNSNDTRSIGLNALPEDTAKFFMKAPDHNILEFILSQKVILVEGDAEFILMEALYINVTSKKPYEDGVHIISVDGTSFKRYLDIARLLKIKTAVIRDNDHDFQSNCLERYSEYTDDLINVFYENCNDRYTFEVSVYQDNQTICDQIFVQKRRSLSVQDYMLKNKADCAFELLNTRAEQIATPDYIRNAFTWIKE from the coding sequence ATGAAATTAATCACAAAGATTAAACTCCAGAATTTTAAAAGGTTTGAGGCCTTTGAAACTCAGTTTAATCCACAACTGAATGTCCTCATTGGAGACAACGAAGCTGGCAAGAGCAGCATTCTGACGGCTATTGATCTTGTTTTGAGTGGCAGCCGGAGCAAAGTCGAAACGTTGGGGCTGGATAGCCTGTTCAACGTCGCGGCCATCGATAATTTTTTATCTGGGAGAAGGGGCTATGCAGACCTACCCGTTCTATATATTGAACTGTATTTGACCGACCAAAGTAACGAAGATCTGAATGGAAAGGTCAATTCCGAGGGGGCCTCCTATGATGGATTACGATTGGTCTGTTCTCCATTGGAGGATTACAGCAAGCACATTAAAGACATTTTAGCTCAAAACAATACCATATTTCCGTTTGAGTTTTATTCTATATCATTCAAAACATTCTCCGGTGAAAACTATTCGGGGTTTAGAAAATACCTAAGCCATATCCTTCTCGATAATACCCAAATAAATAATGAATATGCCACACGGTCTTATATAAAAGCGCTTTATAATTCCTCCGTAGAAGAGACCGAGAAGTACAAGCATCACAATGAATACAGGAAGCACAAAGAGAATTTCAAAAACACTGTTCTAAAGGAAATGAATGACAAACAATCTACTTATCAGTTTTCGATACGTACGAGTACGAAAGCAAATCTTGAAACGGACTTAACGATAACGGAAGGCGGTATTGATATAGATCGCAAAGGAAAAGGTAATCAATGCTTTATCAAGACCGCTTTTGCATTGAAAAACAAAGCAGGCAGCTTGGATGCAGTTTTATTGGAGGAGCCTGAAAACCATCTGAGCCATGTCAATATGAAAAAATTGATTGCGAAGATTGATGAATCGGAAAGCAAACAATTATTCATTGCTACACATAGCAGCCTGATATGTAGCAGATTGGATTTAAGGAAAGCCATTCTGCTAAATAGTAATGATACTCGTTCTATAGGGCTGAATGCATTACCGGAAGATACCGCCAAGTTCTTCATGAAAGCACCTGATCACAATATACTGGAGTTTATCCTTTCCCAAAAGGTTATCCTGGTTGAAGGTGACGCAGAGTTCATACTCATGGAAGCGCTATATATCAATGTCACCAGTAAGAAACCTTATGAGGACGGTGTACATATTATTTCGGTTGATGGGACCAGCTTTAAAAGATATTTGGACATAGCGAGGTTACTTAAAATCAAGACAGCCGTCATAAGAGACAATGACCACGACTTCCAAAGTAACTGCCTCGAAAGGTATTCAGAATATACCGATGATTTGATCAATGTTTTTTACGAGAATTGCAATGACAGATACACTTTTGAAGTATCGGTTTATCAGGACAATCAAACAATCTGCGACCAAATATTCGTTCAAAAACGTAGATCTCTGTCGGTACAGGACTATATGCTTAAAAACAAAGCAGACTGCGCATTTGAATTGCTAAATACCAGGGCAGAACAGATAGCGACACCGGATTACATACGAAACGCTTTTACGTGGATAAAAGAATAA
- a CDS encoding DUF2188 domain-containing protein gives MAKRKTYHVTKTEEGWQGMLENGKRASVTGNTKEETLGKTIDLAKKQGNSSIIVHKQDGKIQEERTYGNDPYPPKG, from the coding sequence ATGGCAAAGAGAAAAACGTATCACGTCACCAAAACAGAAGAAGGCTGGCAAGGTATGCTTGAGAACGGAAAGCGAGCTTCAGTCACAGGGAATACCAAAGAAGAAACACTTGGTAAGACCATAGACTTGGCAAAGAAACAAGGGAATTCCTCGATAATCGTGCACAAGCAGGATGGCAAAATCCAGGAGGAGCGGACTTATGGAAACGACCCGTATCCCCCTAAAGGATAA
- a CDS encoding UPF0758 domain-containing protein → MKNIILVSEYFSSGRRHYFLDFKRASNGSVYLKIARSDEKGDGTYERRDLVVFEEDLECLIQAFSYLFYAASYHQEGEVRVVDLKRKREAQGSGIKDWDEQDRPREKMLENGAVSMSDADLLAMLIGSGTPKESAVGLAGRILEDVDFNLERLRRMSYQELCAFPGMGMAKSCTILAALELGRRLATDLF, encoded by the coding sequence ATGAAAAATATCATTTTAGTCAGTGAGTATTTCTCTTCCGGGAGGCGGCATTATTTTCTGGATTTTAAGCGGGCCTCAAATGGAAGCGTCTATCTTAAGATTGCTCGTAGTGATGAGAAAGGGGACGGAACGTATGAGCGGCGAGACCTGGTGGTTTTTGAGGAGGATCTTGAATGCCTTATTCAGGCGTTTTCGTATCTCTTTTATGCTGCGTCCTATCATCAGGAAGGAGAGGTACGGGTGGTGGATCTGAAAAGAAAGCGGGAGGCGCAAGGTAGCGGGATCAAAGATTGGGATGAACAGGATCGTCCCCGGGAGAAAATGCTTGAAAATGGAGCGGTTTCCATGAGTGATGCGGACCTGTTGGCGATGTTGATCGGTTCGGGTACGCCGAAGGAATCGGCGGTGGGTCTGGCCGGGCGCATTCTGGAAGATGTGGATTTCAACCTGGAGCGGCTTCGCCGGATGTCCTATCAGGAGCTGTGTGCGTTTCCGGGGATGGGGATGGCTAAGTCCTGTACGATCCTGGCCGCACTGGAGCTGGGCAGGCGACTCGCCACGGATCTGTTTTGA
- a CDS encoding DUF2116 family Zn-ribbon domain-containing protein, translating to MENAAHTPKHCEHCGKTIKGRTDKRFCNDDCRNNFNRKKRKKRALEAPETIAEIIRIIKNNYQILLTNFDLEPDPNAASFMNSKQFQELGLNEKFYTSVLIENGELWKYCFDRGWSAGKTTVWVKRNPNQAEI from the coding sequence ATGGAAAACGCAGCACACACCCCCAAGCACTGCGAGCATTGCGGCAAGACGATCAAGGGTCGCACCGACAAGCGATTCTGTAACGACGACTGTCGGAACAATTTCAACCGCAAAAAACGAAAGAAGCGAGCCTTGGAAGCACCGGAAACCATCGCAGAAATCATCCGCATCATCAAAAACAACTACCAGATCCTTCTCACCAATTTCGATCTTGAACCAGATCCAAATGCAGCGTCTTTCATGAACAGTAAACAATTCCAGGAACTCGGACTGAACGAAAAATTTTACACCAGTGTGCTCATAGAAAACGGGGAACTATGGAAATACTGCTTTGACCGCGGATGGTCGGCGGGTAAAACGACCGTTTGGGTGAAAAGAAACCCTAACCAGGCCGAGATCTAA
- a CDS encoding DUF932 domain-containing protein: MSHQIHYNEQSGKHSFFSVKEKAWHGLGQIVEEYPTSAEAVRHAGLDYVVEKRPLYTYDTDNFRGESETGRLIPEIEVPDFFATVRSDTDQVLGVVGRDYQIVQNTEAFSFFDAIVGGTDGILYETAGALGKGERVFITAKLPEFIRVGKEDLIEQYLFLTTSHDGYGSITAAFTPVRIVCNNTLNAALKNHSNCVKIRHTASARDRLKQAHALLGITNQLAGELEEVFNHWATVRISDQAVKRLVQVAMAPNREVLHNLQTGEQNALSTQYKNMVSSVVEYALTSPSQQEVTTKGTLFGAYNAVTGYFQNVRNYKDEEARFKSILFGTGLQRGQTAFNLCREFASHGTDVFSLN; this comes from the coding sequence ATGTCACACCAAATTCATTATAACGAGCAATCAGGAAAGCACAGTTTTTTTTCGGTGAAAGAAAAAGCCTGGCATGGGTTAGGGCAGATTGTAGAGGAGTACCCGACCAGCGCGGAGGCCGTCCGGCACGCCGGGTTAGATTATGTGGTTGAAAAGCGGCCGCTGTATACCTATGATACGGATAATTTCCGCGGGGAAAGCGAAACCGGTAGGCTTATCCCGGAAATTGAAGTGCCGGATTTCTTTGCGACCGTGCGCAGCGATACCGATCAGGTTTTGGGGGTAGTTGGCAGAGACTACCAGATTGTGCAGAACACGGAGGCGTTTAGTTTTTTTGACGCGATTGTTGGCGGCACAGACGGAATTTTATACGAGACGGCGGGCGCACTTGGGAAAGGGGAGCGGGTCTTTATTACGGCGAAGTTGCCGGAATTTATCCGGGTGGGAAAGGAGGATTTAATAGAGCAATATTTGTTTCTCACGACTTCCCATGATGGATACGGCAGTATTACGGCGGCCTTTACCCCGGTGCGGATCGTTTGCAACAATACGCTGAATGCGGCTTTGAAAAATCATAGCAACTGCGTTAAAATACGGCATACGGCCAGCGCGCGGGATCGTTTGAAACAGGCGCATGCGCTGTTAGGAATTACGAACCAATTAGCGGGAGAATTGGAGGAAGTGTTTAACCATTGGGCCACCGTCCGGATCAGTGATCAGGCGGTAAAACGGTTGGTTCAGGTGGCAATGGCTCCAAATAGGGAAGTATTGCACAACCTGCAAACCGGTGAGCAAAACGCGCTATCCACGCAGTATAAAAACATGGTTAGCAGCGTAGTGGAATACGCTTTGACCAGTCCTTCCCAGCAGGAAGTAACCACTAAGGGCACTTTGTTTGGCGCATACAACGCCGTGACCGGCTATTTTCAAAACGTCCGCAATTACAAGGACGAGGAAGCACGGTTTAAAAGCATCCTGTTTGGTACAGGGTTGCAGCGGGGACAAACTGCGTTTAACCTGTGCCGGGAATTTGCCAGCCATGGAACAGACGTATTTAGCTTGAATTAA